A stretch of Miscanthus floridulus cultivar M001 chromosome 13, ASM1932011v1, whole genome shotgun sequence DNA encodes these proteins:
- the LOC136500290 gene encoding uncharacterized protein — MVIGGRCCHREQATGHDTMEEQAEEEEEDTSFSVRQFSSLEQSYTQDVELKASVKVQEAQAELIRLKEEQAKKEVEWMSAQKQHEETLCILRAQIGEAECQKVAAKTRKNDAFDSLLKMIEKAELFDTKLNEEQIRTRWLEGEVKELNEALRTKHNQIKEVAIDYDDEGHLASMERAEEELDRLMTTITDELDLRMEKLDE, encoded by the exons ATGGTCATTGGAGGCCGATGTTGCCACCGGGAGCAAG CTACTGGACATGACACTATGGAGGAACaagcagaagaggaggaagaagacacctCGTTTTCTGTCAGACA GTTCTCATCTCTAGAACAGTCATATACCCAGGACGTGGAGCTAAAAGCCTCCGTCAAGGTTCAAGAAGCCCAGGCGGAGCTCATCAGGTTGAAGGAGGAGCAGGCTAAGAAGGAAGTCGAGTGGATGTCAGCGCAGAAACAACATGAAGAGACTCTATGCATCCTTCGAGCTCAAATTGGTGAGGCTGAGTGCCAAAAGGTGGCCGCTAAGACTAGAAAGAATGACGCCTTTGATTCTTTGTTGAAGATGATAGAGAAGGCTGAGCTCTTTGATACCAAGCTAAATG AAGAGCAGATCaggactcgatggttggagggcGAGGTGAAGGAGCTAAATGAAGCTTTGAGAACCAAGCATAATCAAATCAAAGAG GTAGCCATAGACTATGATGATGAAGGCCATCTTGCTTCCATGGAAAGAGCTGAGGAGGAACTCGACAGACTCATGACCACCATAACAGATGAATTAGACCTTAGGATGGAGAAGCTTGACGAATAG